The Populus alba chromosome 13, ASM523922v2, whole genome shotgun sequence genome contains the following window.
atatatattaaaaacaattgtttaGGGGAATTCAtgatatgtgtatatatatcatTATAGCTTTAAATCTTTAGCATTTGAACCTCCTCCTAAaaatatgtgttttattttcgAGCAACAACAATGGAAGATACAAAAAGAAtctaaaggaaataaaaatatttttatttttttaatattaaatataagaaaaactagattgtatttatttgtaaaacataaatttccattaatttaaaggaaataaaaacatttttatttttctgaatattatgaaaaactagattgtatttattataatatatactaAAATTGCTCTATGTTTTCACTGTGCACTGCATGGTGCAGTCCACGGTGAAACGCtgagctatatttttttttgttttttttccttatatttttttcattttttatgcctttatgggtttttttgtgtttttttcttttcatgattttttttgtttaatttagtttgttaatattaattttttttatttagttatcagaatTTTATGACACGAATCCTGGGTTTGACGAATTagcctgaattttttttttttgcttttttctttttaattagttttttttcgtttagtttagtttagtttgttaatgttaaatttctttgtatttaattattagactttcatgacacgtatcccggacttaacgggttaacccaattaattctgggttaacccatcattattttttctatttagttatcaaactttcatgacgtgaatcccatgtttgatgagttaacctggtttgaagggttaacccagttaattcagtttttttttctttttcttcattagttttttttttcctgatgttttttttctttgttttttaattaatctatttaattatcacacttttatgacacgaccttatagccagacccacatccaaggctCTTGGATTCGGTGTTGCagccagactcacttaaacttgagtcatgcaagtttaatattattattaacattataaatattactcttgggtgaAGCGTTGCAGCTAGACCAAAGACTCTTAGGTATATctttgcagaaagacctaacactcttagatcttagtttttttattattattcaagaaaaaaaaatattaacctgTTAcgtatgcttttttttttttttaagcctttTATCGTGGATTGTACAGTATAAAaagctgatgcctttagttttttttttttgttttttaattaattttttttaatttagtttcttaatgttaaattttttatgtttaattattagactttcatgacacagattctaggtttgacaggttaacccaattattcagattttttttttctttttcttcattagtttttttcatcatgtaggcttttctctctctttgctttttcctttttaattaattttttttttaatttagttcattaatattaaatattttttctatttagttatcacacttttatgacatgactcccatgtttgacgggttaacctgatttggcgagttaacccagttgattcagattttttttctttttcctcattagttttgttcttttgatttcatcttttaatattgtatgtaATCTACAGTTAAAAGGcttatgccttttttttttttttttatgtcttttactATGgattgcacagtgcagtccacggtgaaaaggctgatgctttttttaaaaaaattaatttttttatttagtttggtgatattaaatttttttctatttaattatcagatttttagAACATGGATCTCAGggttgacgagttaacccagttaatttagatttttttttcttttttctttattagtttttttttcttcttatgagtttttttttcttttattttttctttttatttaatatattttttaatttaatttagttcatcaatattaatttatttttctatttagttatcggttgatgcctttagttttttttttctttttgtctttttgctgtttttatgcttttgacTGTAGACTGCATATTGCAGTGAacagtgaaaaggctgatgctttttgtttgtttttttttttctttgtaattaattttttttgtttaatttagtttgttaatattcaatttttttgtatttaattatcaaactttcatgatacggattccgggtttgacgggttaacatggtttgatgGGTCATCCCAATTAATTCTAGGTCaacctgtcaattttttttttctatttagttattaaactttcacgacacgaatccaaggtttgacgggttaacctgatttgaagggttaacccagttaattcatatattttttttcttcattagttttttttttctttctgttggtttttttttattaatttatttaattatcacatttttatagCACGATCTTGCAGCCATAATTACATCAAAGACTATTGGGTATGAAATTACAGtcagacccacttaaacttgagtaagacaaatttaatgttattattaatattataaatattactcttagattAGACGTTGCAGTTAAATCCAAGACTTTTaggtataattttataaaaaaacctaacactttttaaattttaattttttttaatattttttatgtaaaaaatattaacccgCATGATCACGGAACTAGTAAAATCTATTAATGAACTCGagaaatttttctttgttgttagaATATAATCAGCTAATAAcctcttttttattcattatttttaagtgGAAGTCAAGAAAAGAAGCAAACCTCTTTGATCATGGGGCTAAATGTATGTCTGGTACGTGgttgtaaagtatttttttatatttttatttttatattaacacattaaaattgttaaaaaataataaataaaacatcaatttaatatttcttttattctaaacacttttaaaatacagataaaaaacataataccaAAGAAGCTTAAAGCATATAATACTCATTAAAAATTGAGGAGAATAAAGTTAAACTGTCcttatattttacataaaaatatttgtttgaaggTTAAATTAGAGAATAGCATATAATATAAGGATATACTGGGAGCAATTAGAATACAAGGACAGATTGGAGACTAGTCATTCAATATAAGGACAAGTTGAGCTCATTCTCTCAAAATTAGTTTAACCTTTAGGGCTAAAGCGTAAGCAAACAAAAAACCGAGGGACGTATTGTGTAGTTAAAGTTTGAACAGAGATCCATCTCCACTTTCGAGCTCGCTAATGCTGAAGGGAACGGCCCTCTTAACTCCCCTCCTCCTTTCTCCGCCGGAAGTTTCCTGTAACAGGTCAATCCTCTCCACCACCACTTTTTTGTTATACGATCAGATCATCTGAAAATCGATTATGATTATGTGAGTCAATTAGAAAccctagaaaaaacaaatgacggAACAACAACAAATTATGAACAACAATACCAACAGTAATATTCCGGTGAGCGAAGTGTATTGGTCTCTCGTCGATAAAGCCGATAAAAAGTTCTCCAAAATAAGAGACCTGCCTTACTATGAACGCAACAGGTTCTTCCtcgcttctttttcttctttaactttttgtatcttttaattaattaattatggtttTATTTTGGGTTGTGGTGCTGGTGGTGCTGTTAGGTATGATACGTATTTTTACAAGGTATTCAAGGTATACACGCAATTGTGGAAATTTCAACAGGAAAATCGGCAGAAACTGGTAGAAGCGGGGTTAAAACGATGGGAGATAGGGGAGATTGCATCGCGGATTGCTCAGCTTTATTACGGGCAGTATATGAGGACGAGTGATTCCAGCTATCTGTCTGAATCCTATGTTTTTTATGAAGCAATTTTGAGTAGGGAGTATTTCAAAGATGGATTGTTTCAGGATCTTAATCTGGCCAATAAACAACTCAGGTTTTTTGCTCGTTTTCTGATGGTTTCTTTGGTTTGGAACCGCCGCGAAATGGTTCACCAGTTGGTTAATCTACTCAAAATCTTGGTTGATGAATGTAGGAAGGCATTCCAggtcattctttttttcttgtctgtTGTCTTGGTTTCAATGAATTATGAATGCTCTTtgcttcaccttttttttttttgtttcattgagTTTATGTACATTTGAGAATTGGAGCTTGATAGGGAGATTTTGTGTGTTTTATagcttatgttgtttattttctaCGTTCTGATTTTGATCAGATGTCTTGATACTTAAGTTTTGAAATATCATGTCTTGATCTTGATGTTTATGAATTTGTCATGGAGATGAAAATCATTAATCAACATGTTTCAAATTAGCTAAGGCTCAATAGTGAAGTGATGTCAGTGTTGTGCTATCTTAAACAGATGATATGCTTTAAGCGTGTAACTAGCACTGCTTCTCATCTTGTACATTGTCATGAAATAgttgtgttttttccttttaagattAAGATAATGATATACTGTCAGTTGTGTAAATTGTTAACTCATGTGACTTTTTATGCAAATATTCATCCTACATGATGGACGCTTGCTGTAATTAGTGTACAAAACATTACCAAGTCATGAATGACAACAAAATATCACTATCCTGCTTTTGCTTTGACATGGATTGAGTGGTGAATGATGACCTTCTTTTGATCTTGTTTCCAGGAAACTGATTTTAAAGAATGGAAGCTGGTGGTTCAGGAAATAAGCAGATTTTTGAAAGCTGACACCGCTTTTATGAATATCAGGCCTTTAAGATATAGTCTTGTACTGGATCTTCATCCAGATTCACTACCACGTGTTGCAACTAGAAGAAGCTTAAAATTACGAGATGCAATATTGAGCAGCTACCATCATAATGAGGTTAGGTATTAAGTTTCTTTCTCCCTTTCTGTCCATATCGACAGAAGGATCTTGTGTGTATGATTTGAACTGAGATGTTTTGTTGATTTGTATTATCCAAATGGTGTTATATGGCATGCATAAACTGTTACTGTTTTGCTTCTTTATCAGGTCAAGTTTTCAGAGCTGACAGTAGACACATTCAGGATGCTTCAGTGCCTGGAGTGGGAACCAAGTGGTTCATTTTATCAGTCCAGCAGCGCTAAAATTGGTCAGAATGGGGGTTCAGGGTCCAGTCGCATTAACCATGCCCAGGATATAGCTGATCCTACGTTGCCACTAAACCCAAGGAAAGCTGTCCTGTATCGACCCTCCGTAACTCATTTTTTAGCAGTGAGTATGGTGTAATGTATCAGCTCCTACCATCATTGCTTGAGCTCCAATAATCTGTCCTTTCTCTGTTGACTTGTGTTGTCATGCAATATCCAAGTCAAGACATGTGTCATTCAAATGAAGATTGTTTCATGTTGTTATCCTAGTCAAATAACTGACTGAAATGTCTGCTTTTGGATGGTCCATTGTTAAATTTATGAGTTCAGGATTAAAGCGATTGGTTGAAATGTAAAAACTGTGATGTGCAACACTAGGGGAATTAAGGGTCTCATGCCTCGAAACTTTCATGAAGCAGATAATTGATGTCATTAATTGCCAAATTGTGGGACTGTCGTGTTGAAAACTTTCATGATGGACTTGTGCTTTCTCTGGGTAGGTTCTGGGCACAATTTGTGAGGAGCTAGCCCCTGATGGAGTTATCTTGATATATTTGTCTGCTTCAGGTTGTGTACTTTTGCTTTATCTCAGACCTTTGCCATGTACTTTTGCTTTATCTCAGAGCTCAAAGCCCGCCCTTTTCCTCTATTTAAGGAAATGCGAGGTTGGCTTGCCTCTTACATCATTTAAATTGTTTCAGGAAGAGTTGGACACACTATTTCACCTCCCTCAGGTGCTGGAACTTCTATCAACACTACAGAGAACACAGTGAGAAACTTTCAGTCTCATGCCATGTACTTGGATGCAGTCACCATTTCTCCATTTAGCTCATCAAGTAATATTCCAAATCCTTCTTCAAGGCAAAGTAAATCGGACTGCTTGCATTTTGGTACACGTGGGAATGGAGGTACTATTTACAATATCATGAACTTTGCCAGCTTAATGCACCTATTTTGATGCAAAAATAACCAGTTTTCTGTTTTGCTCCCCATGTGATAGCTTAATCAATTATTTGGTGCAAAGTTAAGGAAATAAATTAGTAATTCTACCTGTCCATTGTTTTTCTACCCTGCTATTCCCATTTATATACTGCATTTCCCCCCTCATATTCGTACACCTTTATTGGTCATTCCTTGCATGTGATATTTTCTCGACAAATATACTTCTCCTTTTACCAAGCAGGATGTTAGCTTAGCATGACGGAGTAAAAAGAACTATCTACAAGCCAAATCTTTATGCATGACTACCCAAATGGGTTTTTTGAATGATTCTTTCTGATTTGCTTAAATTGTTAATGCATTTctgaaaattaatttcattgaaaaaaggATTTAACATGATACAATAGAAATATTCTTTACAAGACAGCACCAGAGGCAAAAtacaatagaagaaaaagaaaaagaaaaaaagaaaaagaaaaagaaaaagaaaaagaaaaatttcaagaactttAGAAAGGATCACAAGAAATAGCTTCcattaaaattgaaaactaaagTGAACAAGCTCTTCAAAACCTTAGTCTTCACACCTAACATAAGTCAATCTGCTCCTTCAAAGTCTTAAGAATTCCTTGCTCAAAATTACAAATTTCAAAGTGATGCCATTCTCCTACAATGATATCACCCCTCACAGCACATCATCAGCTTGAACACTACTCTAGGCATAACTGAATGGAATGAATATTGAAAAAGCATCACATGTCAGACTGGGAAAAGGAACATAAGATGATTAAAGAGGCTCAACTACTGTGCAAAGTTTTTTTCAAAGGACTTATATTGCAGCTCCTCTCACCATTAAAGGGCACTGCTTGGGACTTGAGAGAAGTTTTCATATCTGTTTGTACAATGAGACTGGTAAATAATGCATAATGGTCACTTATGTTAACAGAAAAAAGTGTATGATCTAAATCTCATCAATCGATGAACTAAACCTGGCCATTACACTACTGGATAATATTTCTGGAGAGCTATTCTGACATTAAACTAATCCTTTTCCAGGATTAAACAGCATTTATCCCACTGACTTAATCCCGTTTACGAGAAGGCCACTTTTTATAGTCATTGACAGTGATAGCAGCGAAGCATTCAAGGCAAGTATGTCTTTTCTTAAGCTTTGTAAAACTTGTAGATGTTTTTCCTTGACTTTGTTATAAGGCTCATGGTTTTACATGTAAAGGTTTTCACGTGCAATGATGATCAAAATGGATGATCTAAAGTTGATCATTTCAAAAGTCTTATCTATTCATGTAAGTGGATTTGAAAAGGTGACAACTGAATAGTACATTTGTGGTAGACAGCGGAGAAAATTCTTTAATACTTTGAATAACATGGAGAAGCTAACTAGCAAGGTGCCCGAACTTCGTTCTGTAAACTTGGCTAAAAGCTTCAATTGCtttcgttattattgttattttaaaaggaaaggggagatgcattttaatttatcctttaaATTAAGCATAACGAGTTTTGGCCTGGATCATCTTCTTTACTTGAGAGGATATGGCCATCAATTTGAGAATGCCAACTACCTTAACTTGGGTCATGTCACGATCTTTACTTTTGTAGGCTATAAGTGGAGCTGAGAAAGGAGAGCCAGCTGCTATCATCCTATCACCAAGCTGTTCAATTCCTCTTACCACAGCTGATTCTTCTCGTCATCACAGTGGTAGTCTGCTCACCATGTTTCTGTCAACTCCTCTGCAGGCTTTTTGTCTGTTAATTGGTTTGTCAGGACCTGATGTCGAAATGGTAGGATTTAACCCCATTCTAATTCAATCGTGGTGATTTAATTTCTGTTGTTTAACTAATTGATTAAATGGGTTTCAGGATACATATAACAAGGCTGAGAAGCTGCTTTCTTCATCATTGAATGCCTGGGGTTTGACTCTGGCAACATCAGACATGCTCGATCCTGTTTGGGCACAGATTTTAGGCGACCCATTTCTTAGGCGTCTTCTTTTGAGGTACCATTCAATTGTTCCTATGGGTCCTGCTAGGTTAAAACTTTTGGTCCTTGTACAGTTGCATATTTGATAGGCACTGACAAGCTTGTCCAAGCGATGACATCACATGTActgacatgaaaaataaaggcacttcagctgctggttcctGTGAGTTAATGGAGGGATATTCTCAAGCTTTCTCAATTATTGAGAAGTATGAAGTCCAAGattttgaaaagatattttaagaGCACATGTTACCAAACCCTCTCCAAGGTCACCACCATAGCCAGAGTCACTGCtataaccacaaccacaaccacaacaaaaatcaatagCTTGTTGCTTGCGTTGTCATATCCAACCTAAAAGTGTTTTGACTCTAAATCTAGTATTTCCTTAGGACTCGAGTGATTTATAGATTTTGTTTCCCTTCATTATTAAGTGGCAACAATGATTTGACAAGTCCATTAGAGAGAGAATCAACTGTATTCCCAGGGGTTTGGAGCTGACAAAATTCATTCCCCTTTGATGGCCCCTCTAGTTTATTGCATGGAAATAGAGCTTGCCCTCCAAAGATTTCCCATTATGGATGTGTCAGATAACAGGAGAAACTCGAATTACCTGACAGTTGATTATGCGATTAAGTTTCTGTTTCCGTTTGCAGATTCTTATTTTGCCGGGCAGTGTTGACTCTATTTGCACCATCCTCTGGGAAGAAGGAATTTCATCCTGAGTGCATGCCATCTCTTCCGACATCTCTCCAGCCCAACGCCTCCGCATGTCAAACCGTGGTTCTGCAGATGGCCACCGTCTTTGGTGCAACAAAGAAATTCATTTTCTCAGAAGGCATTGTACTTCCTGCGCACAGTGATGTAGAGATGGCATCGTCCTCGTAAAAATGTGTTCATGTTTCGGAAACGGGGATTTgacaaatgtaatttttatgcaTCGTTATCTGTTTGATTGAATACAGGGTTTTGGATTTGTCATTACGGATGCTGCTGCTGTTTTTCATCATCAAGCGTATTCCTAATCCACTAGAACATCTGTAGAAAGTAGCACCGACACTATATTCTCGCCTGTCTTCAGCAAATGAATAGATGGACCAACATACCCAAGGTTGAGTCATTGTCATGAAAGCCATGTCGGCAATAAATCTTTAGTATTCTGTGAGAGCAAAGtcggcaagaaaaaaaaaaaaaaaaaaagcaattcatTTCCTTGTTTGAAACAGGTACACGGATATGGGTGCAAGCATATCAAGAGAAGAAATGTAAAAGGAATCAAAATCTTAGCATGTGATAATTCATTAACTGCTAGTTGGAATTATAAATGGATCATATAGTTGAATTCAGAACAATAAGATGTCAACCATTTCTTGTGAAAGAATGCTGGCCAGTCAAAGGTGCTAGTTACAATCcttatataaagataaattttatttggtcCTTGAATATGCAATTGTTTCAAATAAAGTattctattatttgttttgacaAATATGATTCAGAATTGTTCCACAAATTTCCAATTTTgactattatattttatttttataataagatatatctatttattgtgaaaatttcatatgattaaattgaattttagttgaaaatatatttaaagtacAAAATCATCTCAACCATATTTTCAAGACATGTCCACTTGTTTTCCAAAGTAAAACTTGTCTCAAGGGGGCATAtgtagaaacaaaaaataaaataaaattctactAATCAAAtttcactatattttatttttattttatttttttattaaaggataaaaataaaaataaaataaatgacatgaaaattaaatgagCCTCCACATATTTCTTAGCtaatgaaaagttgacacttgGGATGAGATATTCAATATATCTTATCATGAAAGCAAGATCccatcaatatatttaattatggatgagatattcaagatttcttttcataaaatatatgatcaactaatataataatgtcatgtggcattggaaaaaaaacttggaagTCCTTGCAAACCTCTATGAATAGAGGGCCTCAACTTagagaaaaaggagaagaaattcttggagatacaaattttcttcaagacaaGCTCTTAAAGTAAGGAAGTTCTCTCAAAAGTTCTCAAGTCTTCTTTATCTACGCTTAAAGTCTATAAAGAACAAAGGTCTATTGGATCAAACCTAAACGTCCTATAAAAGTTATTCAACAACACTTTAAAGACAAATCAAAGATACTCTTTAAAGTATCAAATCACCAAATCTTCGCTTTGCAATACACGCCCAAATTCACGTTAttgcaaagcacaaatcttgacttgatttctaaaataaatcaagtcaccatatatcaaatccaaagaaagaatcagaggattatcttattcttttaaaagaatattttagatagagattgtacccaatcatatatttaataaaattatatatttgtacatttgtggttgtttaatttaaaatgctaaaaattatATCTACATACAGACTTGGCAGAAATACCATTGAATTGAAGCATGATGATGAACCAacaaaataatagtaaatacaaataacaaaaacatcacTCGATTCGTGCGTTATGGAAAGTTTAGAAAATGCCTTAGAATGCAATTGTGTAAAGGAAGTTAAGATGGCTAAGGATAATGAGACAAAGATCACACATAATGAATTCCAGAGCAGAGAGGAAGTAGTAAtagataatagtaataaaatgtTGCTTATACGGCAACTGAGACACCCTAGCCATTGGAAAATGATACAAGAACAGAAGAAGCAAACAACAACTAAGAATTTAGTAGTTTTAAGAGCTTGGACAATATAACAATTCATTTagggaaacaaagaaaaataattttagctaAACGTTAGTACTTTttggataattaaataaacagctaggaaaaaaaatcacaatcgtCAAACATAATATCATTTTCACCCACCCATATTCATGCATGCAAACACAACCATCAATTGTTGAATATATAAGTTTTCATGACATGCACGATATCGAATGATGGATGAGGCTCCTCGATCAAAAAGGGTTTTGgatattattgaaaaatcataaaaaaatatgatttaaagggTTTAAGAGTCGCAAtatagtattatggtcactaaaaACCCTAATAGTCTATGAAAGTTTGAGTAAATGAATTAGTTATGCATGAAGAAGACTCATCATTCTCGGTGCACCTTACCTATGATAAGctgcattatttatttgtttggtatAAATaagttattgttatattttctaattgtttatatgtttaaggtttaagaaaagtctttCTCGATAAGGAAGTCCTTATCTTATCAGGTTAAAAACTTAGCTGTTCTAGagtgaaaacataaaaaagagaaaaaaattatctttttattcaatatcaggaatacgtcttccatataagtttataatcccgtttattaaaagaaaaaaatta
Protein-coding sequences here:
- the LOC118047239 gene encoding uncharacterized protein, which codes for MTEQQQIMNNNTNSNIPVSEVYWSLVDKADKKFSKIRDLPYYERNRYDTYFYKVFKVYTQLWKFQQENRQKLVEAGLKRWEIGEIASRIAQLYYGQYMRTSDSSYLSESYVFYEAILSREYFKDGLFQDLNLANKQLRFFARFLMVSLVWNRREMVHQLVNLLKILVDECRKAFQETDFKEWKLVVQEISRFLKADTAFMNIRPLRYSLVLDLHPDSLPRVATRRSLKLRDAILSSYHHNEVKFSELTVDTFRMLQCLEWEPSGSFYQSSSAKIGQNGGSGSSRINHAQDIADPTLPLNPRKAVLYRPSVTHFLAVLGTICEELAPDGVILIYLSASGRVGHTISPPSGAGTSINTTENTVRNFQSHAMYLDAVTISPFSSSSNIPNPSSRQSKSDCLHFGTRGNGGLNSIYPTDLIPFTRRPLFIVIDSDSSEAFKAISGAEKGEPAAIILSPSCSIPLTTADSSRHHSGSLLTMFLSTPLQAFCLLIGLSGPDVEMDTYNKAEKLLSSSLNAWGLTLATSDMLDPVWAQILGDPFLRRLLLRFLFCRAVLTLFAPSSGKKEFHPECMPSLPTSLQPNASACQTVVLQMATVFGATKKFIFSEGIVLPAHSDVEMASSS